One Methylorubrum extorquens genomic window, TGTGACCGGATTGCCAGCCTGATCGGGGTTGTCTCGCCATGGCACAGATAAGCGGCCATCCGCCTTCACCCTTCCGTCACTTTCGTATTGAGCCGGGCGCCGGCCCGTGCAAGCTTTGCCGGGAAACAGGGGCGGCAGGACGGTCGGCCATGCGGTACGCGGTGCTTCGGAGCGTCGGCGACGGATCGGCGTTCCCCCGCGGGAACGTGAGGCGGCGCCTCCGCCGGGCGGCCCATCTGTCCCTCGTCGGCGCCACCCTGTTGCTCGGCGGCGCCGCGGCACCGGTCCAGCCGAGCCAAGCCCGCACCGTCGCCGGCCTGCCCGAAGCGGGCACCGCCGCCGATGCAGGCGCGCCGGCCCGGCCCGTGGCGGCCTGGAACGATTTCTGCGCCCGATACCCGTCCGAATGCGCCGTCGATACCTCGGAGCCGGCACTCGTCGCCCTGACGCCCGCGCTCTGGCACACGCTCACGACGGTGAACCGCCGGGTCAACGCCCGCATCAAGCCGATCACCGACATGGCCCATTGGGGTGTCGTCGATCGCTGGGATTTTCCCGATGACGGCTTCGGCGATTGCGAGGACATCCAGCTCCTCAAGCGCCGGATGCTGGTGGAGCGGCGCCTGCCGCGCCGGGCCCTGCGCATGACGGTGGTGATTGACGAGATCGGCGAGGGCCACGCGGTGTTGATGGTGCGCACCGACCGGGGCGACCTCATCCTCGACAACAAGACCAACGCGGTGCTGCCCTGGCAGCGCACCGGCTACAGCTTCATCAAGCGCGAGGGACAGGACGGCAAGGCCTGGGTCGGCCTCGAGAACGGCACTTCGCCCGTCACCACCGCCAACCGCTGATCCGGATCGACTTTCGAGCGTTGACGGCCATGCTGCTGCCGCGCTCCGGACCATCCATGAGACGTCCCCTCGCCCGCCGAGCCTCGTCGCCTGCCACAAACGCCCTCGCCCTTACCGGCGGCGCCCCATGATGTTGTCCGGCGCCGCTGCATCACCCACCCCGGAAGGGGGAGCCGGGACGGGGTTCCTCGCCCTGCTCCCGTTGCCCGCACTCATGCTGGAAGTATTGGAGGCCGGGCCGACGATCACGGGCGTCAACCCCGCCCTGCTGGCGCTGACCGGCTTCGACGAGGCCGCCTTGGTCGGCAGCGGGATCGAGGCGCTTGCCTGCCGCCAAAGCGATCATGCCGGCTGGACGCCCTTGCGCGCGGCGCTGACCCGCGGCGAGGCCGGCAGCGCCGAGCTGCTGTTCGGCCGCAGCGGCGGCGCCTCGTTCTGGGGTGAGATCCACCTCACGGCCCTGCCCGGCGAGGGCGCCCCCCGCGTCCTCGGCCAGATCGTGGACGTGACGCGGCGGCGGGATGCCGAGGATGCGCTGGCCCTATCGCGGCAACGGGAGGCGCTCGGCCTCCTCACCAACAGCGTCGCACACGAGTTCAACAACTTCCTGCAGATCCTGATCGGCTATATCGACGGGCTCAAGCGGCGCCTCGGCGACCGGCCCGAGCCGTTCATTCAGCGAGCCATCACCCGCTCCACCGAGGCGTCCGAGCGGGCCGCCGTGCTCACCCGCCAGCTCCTTGCCCATTCCCGGCGGATCGCGCCCGACCTGCGCCCGGTCGATCTCGCCGCGGCGGTGCGGTTCGGTCTCGACCGGCTGCGCCCCACTCTGCCGGCCGGGATCCGGCTCGACTTGTCGATCCCGGAGGATCTACCGCCGGCCCTGTGCAACCCGATCCAGCTCGAACTAGCACTGGGCCACATCCTTGCCAATGCCTGCGAGG contains:
- a CDS encoding transglutaminase-like cysteine peptidase; this encodes MRYAVLRSVGDGSAFPRGNVRRRLRRAAHLSLVGATLLLGGAAAPVQPSQARTVAGLPEAGTAADAGAPARPVAAWNDFCARYPSECAVDTSEPALVALTPALWHTLTTVNRRVNARIKPITDMAHWGVVDRWDFPDDGFGDCEDIQLLKRRMLVERRLPRRALRMTVVIDEIGEGHAVLMVRTDRGDLILDNKTNAVLPWQRTGYSFIKREGQDGKAWVGLENGTSPVTTANR
- a CDS encoding ATP-binding protein translates to MMLSGAAASPTPEGGAGTGFLALLPLPALMLEVLEAGPTITGVNPALLALTGFDEAALVGSGIEALACRQSDHAGWTPLRAALTRGEAGSAELLFGRSGGASFWGEIHLTALPGEGAPRVLGQIVDVTRRRDAEDALALSRQREALGLLTNSVAHEFNNFLQILIGYIDGLKRRLGDRPEPFIQRAITRSTEASERAAVLTRQLLAHSRRIAPDLRPVDLAAAVRFGLDRLRPTLPAGIRLDLSIPEDLPPALCNPIQLELALGHILANACEAMAGQGRIRVALFAIEPGDRSLQRPEAGAVGLTVSDTGHGLSPEMLSRALAPFATTRESGRGAGLAIVHGLMKRQNGTISIESRPGEGATVRLVFPAAR